The proteins below come from a single Miscanthus floridulus cultivar M001 chromosome 1, ASM1932011v1, whole genome shotgun sequence genomic window:
- the LOC136543124 gene encoding ATP-dependent Clp protease proteolytic subunit-related protein 3, chloroplastic-like: MTSASTFLSLRLSTPSPSHGASSPSLPPPLLRQARGGVASSTLVARAAGPAGAAGAPSPLFNPRGDPFLSTLAAASPEDLAAAAGGERRGEDHLPFLEIFQNAKLMASPAQVERSNSSYSQHRPRRPPPDLPSLLLHGRIVYIGMPLVPAVTELIVAQLMYLEWMNSKEPVYIYINSTGTARDDGEPVGMESEGFAIYDAMMRLKTEIHTLCIGAAAGHACLVLAAGKKGKRYMFPHAKAMIQQPRIPSYGMMQASDVVIRAKEVVHNRNTLVKLLARHTGNPPEKIDKVMRGPFYMDSLKAKEFGVIDKILWRGQEKYMADMLSPDEWDKVAGVRRPDPM, translated from the exons ATGACCTCCGCCTCCACCTTCCTCTCTCTGCGCCTGTCCACCCCGTCTCCCTCCCACGGCGcttcctccccttccctcccCCCGCCTCTGCTCCGGCAGGCGCGTGGCGGCGTGGCGTCCTCGACGCTGGTGGCGCGGGCGGCAGGGCCAGCGGGAGCGGCGGGGGCTCCGTCACCGCTATTCAACCCCCGGGGAGACCCGTTCCTGTCTACCCTCGCAGCCGCCTCACCGGAGGACCTTGCGGCCGCCGCTGGCGGCGAGCGCCGTGGAGAGGACCACCTGCCGTTCCTAGAGATCTTCCAGAACGCCAAGCTCATGGCCTCGCCCGCTCAG GTGGAACGGTCTAACAGCTCATACAGTCAGCACAGGCCTAGAAGGCCTCCTCCAGATTTGCCTTCATTGCTTCTTCATGGTCGAATTGTTTATATTGGCATGCCG TTGGTACCAGCAGTGACTGAGCTCATTGTTGCCCAGTTGATGTACCTTGAATGGATGAACAGTAAAGAACCTGTTTATATATACATCAACTCAACTGGAACGGCTCGCGATGATGGTGAACCG GTCGGGATGGAGAGCGAAGGTTTTGCAATCTATGATGCAATGATGCGTTTGAAAACTGAG ATCCACACACTTTGTATAGGAGCTGCAGCAGGTCATGCATGTCTTGTGCTTGCGGCTGGAAAAAAAGGCAAACGCTATATGTTCCCTCATGCCAAAG CTATGATTCAGCAACCACGTATTCCTTCTTATGGGATGATGCAAGCATCAGATGTTGTTATTCGTGCAAAGGAG GTTGTGCACAACAGGAACACGTTGGTCAAACTTTTGGCAAGGCATACTGGAAAT CCACCAGAGAAGATAGACAAGGTAATGAGAGGACCATTTTACATGGATTCCTTGAAGGCAAAGGAGTTTGGGGTCATCGACAAG ATCCTTTGGCGCGGTCAGGAGAAGTACATGGCTGACATGCTCTCCCCAGATGAGTGGGACAAAGTTGCCGGAGTCAGACGTCCTGATCCAATGTGA
- the LOC136496946 gene encoding protein RALF-like 22, translating into MASARHTLLPLLLAAATTMATLAVCGSATASEELMMSTIHARVAAEWAWSAAGASSSSDDSCWGSPEECPVVYDVDAEGGAATPRGRMRLQLYDDVNTVASLLPTAQYLSYSALMPDSVPCSVPGMSYYNCQPGADANPYTHGCSAITQCRD; encoded by the coding sequence ATGGCTTCGGCACGTCACACGCTGCTACCGCTGCTCCTCGCGGCCGCGACGACGATGGCGACGCTCGCCGTCTGCGGCAGCGCCACGGCGTCGGAGGAGCTGATGATGTCGACCATCCACGCGCGCGTGGCGGCGGAGTGGGCGTGGTCGGCGGCCggggcgtcgtcgtcgtccgacGACTCGTGCTGGGGCTCGCCCGAGGAGTGCCCCGTCGTGTACGACGTGGACGCCGAAGGCGGCGCCGCCACACCGAGGGGCCGGATGCGGCTGCAGCTGTACGACGACGTGAACACCGTGGCCAGCCTGCTGCCGACGGCGCAGTACCTCAGCTACAGCGCGCTGATGCCGGACTCGGTGCCGTGCTCCGTGCCGGGGATGTCCTACTACAACTGCCAGCCGGGCGCCGACGCCAACCCCTATACACacggctgctccgccatcacccaGTGCCGAGACTAG